A genomic window from Lotus japonicus ecotype B-129 chromosome 1, LjGifu_v1.2 includes:
- the LOC130742275 gene encoding dirigent protein 22-like, which yields MAKSKTLILSLFIISLTLLLSSAIAAKQPRFSRMITPTSLGLKKEKLSHLHFYFHDILSGPKPTAVTVATAQMTNTSSTFFGMVNMADDPLTVGPEPESKLLGKAQGIYGAAAQQEVGLLMVMNFAFSEGKYNGSTLSMLGRNTPLSAVREMPIVGGSGLFRFARGYALANTHTFDLKTGNAVVEYNVYVFHY from the coding sequence aTGGCCAAATCCAAAACCCTGATCTTGTCCCTTTTCATCATTTCCCTAACCCTCCTTCTCTCCTCAGCCATCGCAGCCAAACAACCTCGTTTCTCCCGAATGATCACCCCAACCTCTCTAGGCCTCAAAAAGGAAAAGCTCAGCCACCTCCACTTCTACTTCCACGACATTCTCAGCGGCCCGAAGCCCACCGCGGTGACGGTCGCCACGGCCCAGATGACCAACACCTCCTCCACGTTCTTTGGGATGGTCAACATGGCCGACGACCCGCTGACGGTGGGCCCTGAGCCGGAGTCCAAGCTCTTAGGAAAGGCGCAGGGGATCTACGGGGCCGCTGCGCAGCAAGAGGTTGGGCTACTGATGGTCATGAACTTCGCATTCTCGGAAGGGAAGTACAACGGCAGCACGCTCAGCATGTTGGGGCGGAACACGCCGCTCTCCGCCGTGAGGGAGATGCCGATTGTCGGAGGGAGCGGACTTTTCCGGTTTGCGCGTGGGTATGCTCTGGCTAATACTCACACTTTTGATCTCAAGACAGGGAATGCTGTTGTGGAGTATAATGTTTACGTGTTCCATTATTAA